In Brevibacillus brevis NBRC 100599, a single genomic region encodes these proteins:
- a CDS encoding sirohydrochlorin chelatase, whose product MAKIAVLVIAHGSPDPDWLALVESAVWQCRTDLPIRVAYLGGVEGRSISDEVNRLEASGATTIVVVPLFATAGSNHVGEIRAMLGLDPWPTGETDLIRVPVQARILWCPPLEDHGNVEQIVAERIASLSRVPSREALLLVGHGSDLPGCHERWEKLLLRLTFRLQNRYAFAAAGYATLRPDTLYEQACSLAQKGDVLVLPLFVSQGYFTRQAIPKRLAGLAYRYEGSAYLPHPLIADWMSQSIRMALLTDIFTQRSMYEHGREKAVEVGC is encoded by the coding sequence ATGGCGAAAATAGCGGTTTTGGTAATTGCTCACGGTTCACCCGATCCTGACTGGTTAGCGTTGGTGGAATCAGCCGTATGGCAGTGCCGCACTGATTTGCCAATTCGGGTAGCTTACTTGGGAGGAGTGGAAGGACGAAGCATCAGCGATGAAGTGAATCGTCTGGAAGCATCAGGAGCCACAACAATTGTCGTCGTTCCCCTATTCGCCACGGCAGGAAGCAATCACGTAGGGGAAATCCGCGCGATGCTTGGACTAGACCCATGGCCTACAGGAGAGACAGACCTGATTCGCGTTCCGGTTCAGGCAAGAATTCTCTGGTGTCCGCCATTGGAGGATCACGGAAACGTCGAGCAGATCGTGGCAGAGCGAATCGCAAGTCTATCGCGCGTGCCTAGTCGGGAGGCTTTGTTGCTCGTCGGGCACGGCAGTGACTTGCCTGGATGTCATGAGCGCTGGGAAAAGCTGCTCTTGCGTCTGACATTCCGCTTGCAAAACCGCTATGCATTTGCTGCTGCCGGATATGCGACACTGAGGCCCGATACATTGTACGAACAAGCCTGTTCACTGGCACAAAAAGGGGATGTCCTCGTGCTTCCTTTGTTCGTCAGCCAGGGCTACTTCACGCGACAAGCAATCCCGAAACGGCTCGCGGGCTTGGCTTATCGCTATGAGGGCAGTGCGTACTTGCCCCATCCACTGATTGCGGACTGGATGAGCCAATCGATTCGAATGGCATTACTAACGGACATCTTTACACAAAGGAGCATGTACGAGCATGGCAGAGAGAAAGCAGTGGAAGTGGGCTGCTGA
- a CDS encoding potassium channel family protein, giving the protein MFWRVMYEIFIIMLVITYAILLFADFSNHPLLTDELMDKVDTWLIIMLIVEYLVRLWRAKDKRKFVLANWFDLVAMIPLDSYLYLARIMRVLRLVRIVRASPFLLGIIRSGPMRQVFGVVTIIMLWSSTAIYLLEYGVNENIKSFPDALWWSIVTTTTVGYGDISPVTSGGRIMAAILMITGIGMLGALTANFATHWTETHESKSPDEKDRLTEEIKKQTITNIRQIENLTEREYETLKESMDLLYRRTRKKSEE; this is encoded by the coding sequence TTGTTCTGGCGCGTCATGTATGAGATTTTTATCATTATGTTAGTGATTACGTATGCGATCCTGTTGTTCGCAGACTTCTCTAATCATCCACTCTTGACGGATGAACTGATGGACAAGGTAGACACTTGGCTGATCATCATGCTGATTGTCGAGTATTTGGTCCGGCTATGGAGGGCGAAAGACAAGCGGAAATTCGTCTTGGCCAACTGGTTCGATCTGGTTGCAATGATTCCATTGGACTCTTATTTGTATTTAGCCAGAATCATGCGCGTGCTTCGGCTGGTGCGCATCGTGCGCGCTTCACCGTTTTTGTTGGGAATCATTCGTTCAGGTCCGATGCGTCAAGTATTTGGCGTCGTCACGATTATCATGCTGTGGAGCTCGACTGCGATTTATTTGCTCGAATACGGTGTAAACGAGAATATCAAAAGCTTTCCGGATGCGTTGTGGTGGTCGATTGTGACAACCACGACAGTCGGCTACGGTGATATTTCGCCTGTGACCTCAGGTGGAAGAATCATGGCCGCGATCTTGATGATTACGGGGATCGGAATGCTGGGAGCCTTGACGGCAAACTTTGCTACGCATTGGACAGAGACACATGAAAGCAAAAGCCCAGATGAGAAAGATCGCTTGACCGAAGAGATTAAAAAGCAGACGATCACAAATATCCGACAGATCGAAAACTTGACCGAGCGCGAGTATGAGACGCTCAAAGAAAGTATGGATTTGCTGTACCGTCGAACGAGGAAAAAGAGTGAGGAATAA
- a CDS encoding DUF350 domain-containing protein, with protein sequence MLGQLDYVVNFLAYLAVTIPILAVGIFVFTITTPYKEFDLIKQGAQTDDPKKMAAAKAASHDLGGKIIGLAIVLASAVYHSVNLWDLVIWGIVGMVFQVIVFYLFEWITPFKVVSEIPNGNVSVGIFASRLSIAAGLLMAALISY encoded by the coding sequence ATGTTGGGACAATTGGATTACGTAGTAAACTTTTTAGCGTATTTGGCAGTGACCATTCCCATATTGGCTGTAGGGATTTTTGTGTTTACGATTACGACTCCTTACAAGGAGTTTGATCTGATCAAGCAGGGAGCACAGACTGATGATCCGAAGAAAATGGCAGCGGCAAAAGCAGCCTCGCACGATTTGGGAGGGAAAATCATCGGTTTGGCAATCGTCCTCGCTTCGGCTGTATACCACTCGGTTAACTTGTGGGATTTGGTCATCTGGGGTATTGTAGGAATGGTATTTCAAGTCATCGTTTTTTATTTGTTCGAATGGATCACACCATTTAAAGTCGTGTCTGAAATTCCGAACGGAAACGTATCCGTCGGTATTTTCGCTTCGCGGTTGAGTATTGCCGCGGGCTTGTTGATGGCTGCGCTGATCAGTTACTAA
- a CDS encoding glutathionylspermidine synthase family protein yields MEDHNQREREALYGPMREEGVFTWDWMYGEEYALYDIHLISPAFREEIAMATERLGQIFTKVVPVLQRAEDSLLLELGVPMQALQAVRIVVSQTVPTVIGRFDFAQTTEGLKMLECNSDTPTGIVEAFYVNGRACRHFLREDPNEGMERQLRSAFSKVFDAYRAQGYDTDSIWFSSLDWHEEDKGTTLYLLDQSGLPARFAALEHLRVWQDRLYVKENEELLPVDVLYRLHALEKLAVEQDEDGYPTGEHVLSLIALKKLAIINPPSAFLIQTKALQALIWNLHDASEFFTEEEHAIIEAYMLPTYFENRFAGREDYVTKPIFGREGGGVMLFASDGTLQEKDQEEFYWEQPMIYQKRVELPEITVQTMKGIYAGRLLWGSFWIGTEASAIVARVGGPITNNLSYYLPVGIDK; encoded by the coding sequence GTGGAAGACCATAACCAACGAGAACGTGAGGCGCTGTACGGCCCGATGCGGGAAGAGGGCGTATTTACCTGGGATTGGATGTATGGCGAGGAGTATGCGCTATATGATATCCACCTGATCTCTCCCGCTTTTCGAGAAGAAATCGCGATGGCAACCGAGCGGCTTGGGCAAATCTTTACCAAGGTCGTTCCCGTATTGCAGCGTGCAGAGGACTCCCTGTTGTTAGAACTAGGAGTGCCAATGCAGGCATTACAGGCAGTCAGGATCGTCGTTTCCCAAACGGTGCCGACTGTGATTGGACGCTTTGATTTTGCCCAGACGACAGAAGGATTGAAGATGCTCGAGTGCAACAGCGATACCCCTACCGGAATCGTCGAGGCTTTTTATGTGAATGGTCGCGCTTGTCGCCATTTCCTGCGTGAGGACCCGAATGAAGGGATGGAGCGGCAGTTGCGTTCGGCATTCAGTAAGGTGTTCGACGCCTATCGGGCGCAAGGCTATGATACAGATTCTATCTGGTTTAGCTCGCTCGACTGGCATGAGGAAGACAAGGGAACGACGTTGTACTTACTGGACCAATCAGGTCTGCCTGCCCGGTTTGCTGCTTTGGAGCATTTGCGAGTTTGGCAAGATCGTCTTTATGTAAAGGAAAATGAGGAGCTATTGCCAGTCGATGTGCTGTACCGCCTGCATGCTTTGGAAAAACTGGCGGTAGAACAGGATGAAGATGGTTATCCGACAGGTGAGCATGTGCTCTCGCTGATTGCCCTCAAAAAGCTGGCCATTATTAATCCTCCTTCTGCGTTCCTCATTCAGACGAAGGCTTTGCAGGCGCTCATCTGGAACTTGCATGATGCGAGTGAGTTTTTCACCGAAGAAGAGCACGCGATCATCGAAGCTTACATGCTGCCGACTTATTTTGAAAATCGGTTTGCAGGCAGGGAGGACTACGTCACGAAGCCGATTTTTGGGCGGGAAGGTGGCGGTGTCATGCTGTTTGCATCAGATGGTACACTGCAAGAGAAGGATCAGGAAGAGTTTTACTGGGAGCAGCCGATGATTTATCAGAAACGGGTGGAGCTTCCAGAGATAACGGTTCAGACGATGAAGGGAATATATGCTGGACGGCTGCTCTGGGGGTCCTTTTGGATCGGCACAGAGGCATCGGCCATTGTAGCTCGTGTCGGGGGACCGATAACAAACAACCTATCCTATTATTTGCCGGTCGGCATAGACAAGTAG
- a CDS encoding inositol monophosphatase family protein: MIEIAKEAASVAGAFLKERFLEQLVPDEELHNDVKLPEDKGSEQRIIEVLHRHFPTHTIFSEEVGMVSREEEYLWIIDPLDGTNNYFIGYPYFSISIALQHKGELVLGVVYNPVAGQMFWAEKGKGAYLNGKRLNVNNRQDLTRAVGTYIRGRNTVTKEEEMAFTEPFVFQTKRLMRNIAPALDWCLLANGWLDYIVMQRSNIMDVAAGIVIAQEAGATITDWSGKPYQHEPFQQDHTPSLVASNGHLHETIRGMIRQ; the protein is encoded by the coding sequence ATGATCGAAATTGCAAAAGAAGCAGCAAGTGTCGCGGGTGCGTTTTTGAAGGAACGTTTTCTCGAACAGCTCGTGCCCGATGAGGAATTGCATAACGACGTGAAGCTGCCAGAGGATAAAGGCAGTGAACAGCGCATCATCGAGGTACTGCATCGCCACTTCCCGACACATACTATTTTTTCTGAAGAGGTCGGAATGGTTTCCCGTGAGGAAGAGTATCTGTGGATTATCGATCCTTTAGATGGAACGAATAACTATTTTATCGGCTATCCGTATTTCTCGATTTCGATTGCGTTGCAGCACAAGGGCGAGCTGGTGCTGGGCGTCGTCTACAATCCGGTAGCAGGTCAAATGTTTTGGGCGGAAAAAGGAAAAGGAGCCTATTTGAACGGAAAACGATTGAACGTCAATAACCGCCAAGACCTCACACGTGCAGTCGGGACATACATCCGTGGACGCAACACGGTAACGAAGGAAGAAGAGATGGCTTTTACGGAACCGTTTGTATTCCAGACCAAGCGTCTCATGCGAAATATTGCGCCTGCACTGGACTGGTGCTTGCTGGCAAACGGATGGCTCGATTATATCGTGATGCAACGCTCCAATATTATGGATGTGGCCGCCGGAATTGTTATCGCCCAGGAGGCGGGGGCAACGATTACGGACTGGTCTGGAAAGCCGTATCAGCATGAACCATTCCAACAAGATCACACTCCTTCATTAGTGGCGAGCAACGGACATTTGCATGAAACCATTCGCGGTATGATTCGACAGTAA
- a CDS encoding PaaI family thioesterase — translation MLDELKNIWSDGNEEERRILELAVAAIHQKRERNSAFISGFLGLKGEFIDEERQSYRFELPLTPFMHNSGGVVHGGILAILIDSAMGSLINRSLPPDQYAVTTELKLNYLLPGKGERLRAEASFLHRGHTLVVMEGSVYDDRDRRVAHGTGTFIVLTRNGRK, via the coding sequence ATGTTAGATGAGTTAAAAAACATCTGGTCGGACGGGAATGAAGAGGAGCGCCGCATTCTCGAGCTGGCTGTTGCTGCCATTCATCAAAAGCGGGAACGGAATAGCGCGTTTATCTCTGGGTTTCTCGGATTAAAGGGAGAGTTCATAGACGAAGAAAGACAGTCATATCGCTTTGAATTGCCTCTGACCCCTTTTATGCACAATTCAGGGGGAGTTGTTCATGGAGGAATTCTTGCGATCTTGATCGATTCGGCGATGGGCTCCTTGATCAATCGGTCCTTGCCACCCGATCAGTATGCAGTGACGACAGAGCTAAAGCTTAATTATTTGCTTCCGGGAAAAGGGGAGCGGCTGCGCGCTGAAGCGAGCTTTTTGCATCGCGGACACACATTGGTCGTCATGGAGGGCAGTGTTTACGATGATCGGGATAGGCGGGTCGCCCACGGTACAGGAACGTTCATTGTTCTCACGAGAAATGGACGGAAATAA
- the ilvD gene encoding dihydroxy-acid dehydratase: MARQRSDMIKKGFDRAPHRSLLRAAGVKDEDFDKPFIAICNSYIDIIPGHVHLQEFGKLVKEAVRAAGMVPFEFNTIGVDDGIAMGHIGMRYSLPSREIIADSLETVVAAHWFDGMICIPNCDKITPGMIMGALRVNIPTVFVTGGPMKAGKTSDGRSISLSSVFEGVGAHQAGLINDQQLEELEQYGCPTCGSCSGMFTANSMNCLLEAIGLALPGNGTVLAVSPERRELVQASAEKLKNLIERDIKPRDIVTLEAIDDAFALDMAMGGSTNTVLHTLAIAQEAGIEYPIERINEVAKRIPHICKLAPSSDYHIEDCHEAGGVSAVLKEIAKKAGAIHPDRITVTGKTLGENIADAEIKNDQVIRRLDNPYSASGGLAVLFGNLAEQGSIIKTGGVDPSIKKHEGPAICFDSQEEALAGIAAGKIKSGHVVVIRYEGPKGGPGMPEMLAPTSQIVGMGLGKEVALVTDGRFSGASRGISIGHVSPEAAEGGPIAFVQDGDIISIDLEERTMQLLVDEAELARRKEGWKEFEPKVKTGYLARYSKLVTNASMGGILKI; encoded by the coding sequence TTGGCCAGACAACGAAGTGATATGATCAAAAAAGGATTCGACCGCGCACCACACCGCAGCTTGCTTCGTGCAGCAGGTGTAAAGGATGAGGATTTCGATAAACCGTTTATCGCTATTTGCAACTCGTACATCGACATTATTCCAGGTCACGTGCACTTGCAGGAGTTTGGAAAACTGGTCAAGGAAGCCGTTCGCGCTGCTGGCATGGTTCCATTCGAATTCAATACGATTGGTGTTGACGACGGAATCGCTATGGGACATATCGGGATGCGCTACTCCCTCCCGAGCCGCGAGATCATCGCAGACAGCTTGGAAACCGTTGTCGCTGCTCACTGGTTTGATGGCATGATCTGTATTCCAAACTGTGACAAGATCACGCCTGGGATGATCATGGGTGCGCTTCGTGTCAACATTCCAACCGTATTTGTAACCGGCGGTCCTATGAAAGCCGGAAAAACGAGTGATGGCCGCTCCATCTCGCTTTCCTCCGTATTCGAGGGCGTCGGCGCTCACCAAGCAGGCCTGATCAACGACCAGCAACTCGAAGAGCTGGAGCAATATGGATGCCCGACTTGCGGTTCCTGTTCCGGTATGTTTACAGCGAACTCGATGAACTGTCTGCTCGAAGCCATCGGATTGGCTCTGCCAGGCAACGGTACCGTACTCGCTGTCTCTCCTGAACGTCGCGAGCTGGTACAAGCATCTGCTGAAAAACTGAAAAATCTGATTGAACGCGACATCAAGCCACGCGACATCGTGACACTCGAGGCAATCGACGATGCATTCGCTCTCGACATGGCGATGGGCGGGTCAACCAATACAGTTCTTCATACACTGGCTATCGCACAAGAAGCAGGTATCGAATACCCAATCGAGCGCATCAACGAAGTAGCGAAGCGCATTCCACATATTTGCAAGCTGGCTCCTTCCTCCGACTATCATATCGAGGATTGCCACGAGGCTGGCGGCGTATCTGCGGTTCTGAAAGAAATCGCGAAAAAAGCAGGCGCGATCCATCCGGACCGTATCACAGTCACGGGCAAAACCCTTGGCGAAAACATCGCTGACGCTGAAATCAAAAACGATCAAGTCATTCGTCGCCTTGATAACCCGTACAGCGCTTCTGGCGGTCTCGCTGTTCTGTTCGGTAACCTGGCGGAACAAGGCTCGATCATCAAAACAGGCGGTGTCGATCCTTCTATTAAAAAGCACGAAGGTCCAGCCATCTGCTTCGACTCCCAAGAGGAAGCTCTGGCAGGAATCGCTGCTGGCAAAATCAAATCTGGTCATGTTGTCGTCATCCGCTATGAGGGTCCTAAAGGCGGACCAGGTATGCCAGAAATGTTGGCTCCTACCTCGCAAATCGTGGGTATGGGTCTCGGTAAAGAAGTCGCGCTCGTTACAGACGGACGCTTCTCCGGTGCTTCTCGCGGAATCAGTATCGGTCACGTGTCTCCAGAAGCCGCAGAAGGCGGTCCAATTGCCTTCGTACAGGACGGAGATATCATCTCGATTGACCTTGAGGAGCGCACGATGCAACTGCTCGTGGATGAAGCCGAGCTGGCTCGCCGCAAGGAAGGCTGGAAAGAATTCGAGCCGAAGGTAAAAACAGGCTATCTGGCTCGTTACTCCAAGCTGGTAACGAATGCGAGCATGGGTGGTATTTTGAAAATCTAG
- a CDS encoding ArsR/SmtB family transcription factor encodes MEQKSIFIIENYDQLKVISDPLRTKMLMHLVEKPHTGQQLSQLFGLSRAKILYHLRELEKHGIIQLVKKEEKGGNILKYYQAVARGFIPADHLLTYTESKEATRQSYVEVLQRAKTRALSAPEEAFALTSTEVEKWPRISLQSEVRVSEQAFVSFLQKYRSLLHELQQSSLDAPSSKQDYYLMITGFQIDEPLFKKDGQE; translated from the coding sequence TTGGAGCAAAAGTCGATTTTTATCATCGAAAACTACGATCAGCTAAAAGTGATCAGTGACCCGTTACGCACGAAAATGCTAATGCATCTGGTGGAAAAGCCGCACACGGGGCAACAGCTTTCCCAGCTTTTTGGACTGTCTCGTGCGAAGATCCTGTACCACCTGCGTGAGTTGGAGAAGCATGGCATCATCCAGTTGGTTAAAAAGGAAGAGAAGGGCGGCAACATTCTCAAATACTATCAGGCGGTGGCAAGAGGCTTCATACCCGCTGATCATCTGCTCACGTATACGGAGTCGAAGGAGGCTACCAGACAATCCTATGTCGAAGTGTTGCAACGGGCGAAAACAAGAGCGCTCAGTGCTCCTGAAGAAGCCTTTGCACTGACATCAACGGAAGTCGAGAAATGGCCGCGCATCTCCCTACAGTCTGAAGTCAGAGTCAGTGAGCAAGCGTTTGTGTCCTTTTTGCAAAAATACCGGAGCCTACTCCACGAATTGCAGCAAAGCTCCCTAGATGCCCCCTCTTCGAAGCAGGATTACTACCTGATGATTACGGGATTTCAAATTGATGAACCGTTATTTAAAAAGGATGGACAGGAGTAA
- a CDS encoding MFS transporter, protein MEAVPKQSSLPSADTSRLFTKPFTLLWMSALCSGLSISLFLFSQTWYIIQVLSQEASLGIVFMAATIPRIGFMLIGGTLADRMSKKRILSITSMLKAFLMLLLGGIIWWGYSSLALFIWFALFFGTIDAFYWPAQNSFIPSIVPSSSLLRANSVLQTTNQTSQLLGPVLAGFVIEWGSYPLLYGFVGLLLLVASVSAWCMPKQEPDVLSKPQQRLKESIEESFYYVKQSDFLPLLLTSIICLNVFLMGPLYIGLPIFVDQVLAGSTLQYSFLEGALAFGMLAGAIVLTLTTLGQNRLQIAFLFMIMQALVFFAFSLTQQFWLSLLILFTLGVTFSLINVPILSFVQEKVPQASLGKVMSLVSLSSLGLQPISQAITSLLIACGLTAKEVMLLASIPLFLASCFFYWRQKYARPAKRSD, encoded by the coding sequence ATGGAAGCTGTCCCCAAGCAATCTAGCCTTCCCTCAGCGGATACATCCCGCTTGTTTACGAAACCTTTTACCCTTCTTTGGATGTCCGCCCTTTGTTCCGGACTCAGTATCTCTCTCTTTCTTTTCTCGCAAACCTGGTATATCATCCAGGTTTTATCTCAGGAGGCCTCATTAGGCATCGTATTTATGGCGGCAACCATTCCCAGGATCGGCTTCATGCTGATAGGCGGAACGCTCGCTGATCGGATGAGCAAAAAGAGAATCCTGTCAATCACAAGCATGTTGAAAGCATTTTTGATGCTGTTGCTTGGGGGAATCATCTGGTGGGGGTATTCCTCGCTGGCGCTATTTATTTGGTTTGCTCTCTTCTTCGGTACCATTGATGCCTTTTATTGGCCAGCTCAAAATTCGTTCATTCCGTCAATCGTACCCTCTTCCTCCCTTTTGCGAGCGAATTCTGTGCTACAAACGACAAACCAAACCTCACAACTGCTTGGTCCTGTTCTTGCCGGTTTTGTAATTGAGTGGGGAAGTTACCCCCTTTTATACGGCTTTGTTGGCTTGCTTCTGCTGGTTGCAAGTGTATCTGCATGGTGCATGCCGAAACAGGAACCAGACGTTCTTTCCAAACCACAGCAACGGCTCAAGGAATCTATAGAGGAAAGCTTCTACTATGTCAAGCAATCGGATTTCCTTCCCTTGCTATTGACCTCCATCATCTGCTTGAACGTATTTTTGATGGGCCCCTTATATATCGGCTTGCCGATTTTTGTAGATCAGGTGCTAGCTGGTTCTACGCTGCAGTACAGCTTTTTGGAAGGGGCACTCGCTTTTGGCATGCTTGCTGGGGCAATCGTGCTCACACTCACGACACTAGGCCAAAACAGGTTGCAGATCGCCTTTCTTTTTATGATCATGCAAGCACTTGTCTTTTTTGCTTTTAGTCTCACCCAACAGTTCTGGCTCAGCTTGCTTATTCTATTTACGCTCGGCGTCACGTTTTCTCTCATTAATGTTCCGATTCTCTCTTTTGTTCAGGAAAAGGTGCCACAAGCCTCGTTGGGGAAAGTCATGAGTTTGGTTTCGCTCTCCTCTTTAGGCTTGCAGCCGATTTCACAGGCAATAACGAGTCTATTGATCGCATGCGGACTTACGGCCAAGGAAGTGATGCTGCTTGCCTCCATCCCCCTCTTTCTTGCTTCCTGTTTCTTTTATTGGCGGCAAAAGTATGCTCGGCCTGCAAAGAGATCCGATTGA
- a CDS encoding C40 family peptidase: MKLHKALIGIVMGVALGVTAIVAPLPGEKNVAEAAWTQSKADKVIATGRKYMGTPYKFGASSNTTAVFDCSSFTKRVFKVAVGKSLPRTSRDQAKVGTSVSKSNLKKGDLVFFKASKTTTSKRITHVAIYAGNNKLLHTYGKPGVTYSTFKGTSWEKRFVSARRVL, from the coding sequence ATGAAATTACATAAAGCCCTCATAGGAATCGTAATGGGAGTAGCATTGGGAGTCACAGCGATTGTCGCTCCGTTGCCAGGAGAGAAAAATGTAGCTGAGGCGGCATGGACGCAATCCAAGGCGGACAAAGTCATTGCCACGGGAAGAAAGTATATGGGTACTCCTTATAAATTCGGTGCGAGCAGCAATACCACAGCCGTTTTTGATTGCTCTTCCTTTACAAAGCGCGTATTTAAAGTCGCAGTCGGCAAGAGCTTGCCACGCACTTCTCGCGATCAAGCCAAGGTAGGAACGAGTGTGTCCAAGTCGAACCTGAAAAAAGGAGACCTGGTGTTCTTCAAGGCGAGTAAAACGACGACGTCCAAACGGATCACACACGTGGCGATCTATGCAGGTAACAACAAACTCCTTCATACATATGGAAAACCAGGAGTGACGTATTCGACCTTTAAGGGCACGTCCTGGGAGAAACGCTTCGTTTCGGCACGGCGAGTCTTGTAA
- the trmB gene encoding tRNA (guanosine(46)-N7)-methyltransferase TrmB has protein sequence MRLRNIPGAEAALREYPTFVDNPLFYKGNWKERFGNNNPIHVEIGCGKGRFINTLAERHPDINFIAVELKAEVVLRAVQRTEYKAIPNLAFVQYDASKLTELFADHEISRIYLNFSDPWPKTRHAKRRLTYKSFLNTYRQVLVADGELHMKTDNENLFEFSLNQFAAERFQMRNITFDLHQSKLAADNVMTEYEERFSSRGQRIYRVEASCVIK, from the coding sequence ATGCGACTGCGTAACATTCCAGGTGCCGAAGCGGCCCTGAGAGAATATCCGACGTTCGTAGACAATCCCCTTTTCTATAAAGGGAATTGGAAGGAACGCTTCGGGAATAACAATCCGATTCACGTGGAGATCGGCTGTGGAAAAGGACGTTTCATTAATACATTGGCCGAGCGTCACCCTGACATCAATTTTATTGCGGTTGAACTGAAGGCAGAGGTCGTTCTGCGCGCTGTCCAGCGTACGGAGTACAAGGCTATTCCGAATCTGGCTTTTGTTCAGTACGACGCTTCCAAGTTGACCGAGTTGTTTGCCGATCATGAAATTTCTCGCATCTATCTGAACTTTAGTGATCCGTGGCCAAAAACCCGTCATGCGAAACGCCGTCTTACTTACAAAAGCTTCTTGAACACGTATCGTCAGGTGCTTGTGGCAGACGGTGAGCTTCATATGAAGACAGACAATGAGAACCTTTTTGAGTTTTCACTCAACCAATTCGCTGCGGAGCGTTTCCAGATGCGCAATATCACCTTTGATCTGCACCAGTCCAAACTGGCAGCGGATAATGTGATGACGGAGTACGAGGAGCGCTTTTCTTCTCGTGGGCAGCGTATTTATCGGGTGGAAGCGAGCTGTGTGATTAAGTAG
- a CDS encoding response regulator, which translates to MIRVLIIEDDLRIAEVNRRFVEKVEGYEVIGIATNGQEAKDQMEILQPDLVLLDIYFPDMDGLDFLSIIKEQFPTTDVIMLTAAKEVDAVVEAIRYGVFDFITKPLIFARLQQTLRNYQEFRQKVSDWKKDTDQISQTQIDELIARTGQKKTPETKAVKGIDQITLDKISGFLMQTQEATTDLVSKETGISRSTARRYLEYLVAKGDAIADLSYGVVGRPERVYKSVGRQK; encoded by the coding sequence ATGATACGGGTACTCATTATTGAGGACGACCTGAGAATCGCAGAGGTGAACCGACGCTTCGTGGAAAAAGTGGAGGGGTACGAGGTGATTGGCATTGCCACGAATGGACAAGAGGCCAAAGACCAAATGGAAATTTTGCAGCCCGATCTCGTGTTGCTCGACATTTATTTTCCGGATATGGACGGCCTCGATTTTTTGTCGATCATAAAGGAGCAGTTCCCTACAACGGATGTCATCATGCTGACAGCTGCCAAAGAAGTGGATGCGGTTGTAGAGGCGATCCGCTACGGCGTATTCGATTTTATTACCAAGCCGCTTATCTTTGCACGCCTGCAACAAACGTTACGGAATTACCAGGAGTTCAGGCAAAAGGTCAGTGATTGGAAAAAAGACACCGATCAGATCAGTCAAACCCAAATCGATGAACTCATTGCCCGGACAGGCCAAAAGAAGACACCCGAGACAAAAGCAGTCAAAGGAATTGATCAAATTACGCTGGACAAGATCTCTGGCTTTCTCATGCAGACACAGGAGGCCACAACGGATTTAGTCAGCAAAGAAACAGGCATCAGCCGTTCAACAGCAAGGCGATACCTCGAATATTTGGTAGCCAAAGGAGACGCCATCGCAGACCTTTCGTACGGTGTTGTCGGACGTCCAGAACGCGTGTACAAAAGCGTCGGGCGGCAAAAATAA